The Herpetosiphonaceae bacterium genome segment AGCCCGATCAGGAAGCCGAGGACGTGCTGATCTAGTGCTTTCTCGCAGGCGAACGGAACAAGGGTGCCTGGCTGAGGCTGGGCACCCTTGTGTTATACTTGAGGCTCTAACGCAGGGGTCAGGGGAGCATGAAAACAAGGGAACAAGCGACAAGGAGTTAACAGTTTGTTCTTTTGATCGTTTGTTCCTTTGTTCTCCGCCCACCCCCGGCCTGTCGGCGCTCTAGCACTAGAAAGTTTAGCGTGTGGCAAAATCGCGTACGGTGTTTGTATGCCAGCAGTGCGGCAACCAGCAGACGCGCTGGCTCGGTAAGTGTCCCGATTGTAATAGCTGGGATAGCTTTGTCGAGCAGAGCGTCGGCAAAGCCGCGCCTGGCCGTGCCGGAAACCAGCCGGTCGCATCCTCGCGACCGCTGCCGATCACCGAGGTTGCGTCGGGCGGCTTCGAGCGGCTGCGGATCGAGGGCGAAGAGTTTATGCGCGTGCTCGGCGGCGGCCTGGTGCCCGGCTCGCTGGTGCTGATCGGCGGCGATCCGGGGATCGGCAAGAGCACGCTGCTGCTCCAGGCCGGGGCGCGCTTCGCGCAGCAGACCGGGCCGGTGCTGTATATCTCCGCCGAAGAGTCGGCACAGCAGCTCAAGCTGCGGGCGGAGCGGCTGGGCATGCTCAGCGAGCGGCTCTACGTGCTGTCGGAGACGAATCTCGACGCGGCGATCAGCGCGATCAATGAGATTAAGCCGATGCTGGTGATCGTCGACTCGATCCAGACGGTCTATCTGGAAGACATAACCTCGGCAGCCGGGAGCGTCAGCCAGGTGCGCGAGGGCGCGCTGCGGCTGCTGCGGGTGGCGAAAGACAGCGGCATTCCGATCTTCCTGGTGGGCCATGTCACCAAAGAGGGCACGATCGCGGGGCCACGGGTGCTGGAGCATATCGTCGATGTGGTGCTGTACCTGGAGGGCGATCGGTTTCACCAGTACCGCATGCTGCGCGGCGTCAAAAATCGGTTCGGCTCGACCGATGAGGTCGGCGTATTCGAGATGACCCAGGGGGGCATGATCGAGGTCAACAATCCGTCGCAGGTGTTTCTGGCGGAGCGCAGCGCGGGCACGCCCGGCTCGACGGTGGCGGTGACGATGGAGGGCACGCGGCCTATTCTGGTGGAGATTCAGGCGCTCACCTCGCACACACAAAACCCGCAGCCGCGCCGGACGGCCAACGGCTTCGATCCGAACCGGCTGACGATGCTGATCGCAGTGCTCTCCAAGCGGGTGGGCATTCCGCTGTTCAACCAGGACATCTACGTGAACGTAGTCGGCGGCATGCGCATCACCGAGCCTGCGGCGGATCTGGCAGTGGCGACGGCAATCGCCTCGTCGTTCCGCAACCAGCGCGTCGATCCGAACCTGGCGCTGGTCGGCGAGATCGGGCTATCGGGCGAGCTGCGCAGCGTTGGGCAACTGGATCGACGGCTCGGCGAGGCGACCAAGCTGGGCTTTACCCGCGCGCTGTATCCCAGCCCGGCGGGCAAACCGAACATCAGCGGCGGCGTGCAGCTCGAAGGCGTCCGCTCGCTCGACGCCGCGATCCGTCAGGCATTGGTCGGAACATCTGAGGACGAGGAACGCCGTGAAGTTTACGGCTAATTTTTACGTGCGAGTCCTGGGCGCGCTGGTGCTCGGCTATGTCGGCTGGTACTTCGGCAGGAGCAACTCGCTCAATCCGCCCACCAGCGAGCAGCAGATCGGCACGCTCCTGCTGATCCTCTCCGGGCTGGGCCTGGGCCTGGTGCTCACGCCGTACATGATCCTGTATCCGTTTCGGGCGGCGATGCGCCGCGCGCGGACAATGCCCTCGCTGGATCTGGTGGCAACCGGCGCGGGGCTGCTGCTGGGCCTGATCGTCGGGGTGCTGCTGTCGTTTCCGGTGTCGCATCTGCCGGGGCTGCTGGGCGACTACCTGCCGTTTATCATCGCGCTGGTCTGCGCCTACGTCAGCGGCGTCGTGATCAACTGGCGCAAAAACGATCTGCTCGATCTGGTGTACTCGCGGCAGGAGCAGCCGGTCAGCTCGACCACATCGCGGCGCTTCCTGCTGGATACGAGCGTGATCATCGACGGGCGGATCGCCGACGTGGTCAAGACCGGATTTTTCAACGGGCGGCTGGTGGTGCCGCGCTTTGTGCTGCAAGAGCTTCAGCAGCTCGCCGACTCGTCCGACGATCTGACGCGGCTGAAAGGCAA includes the following:
- the radA gene encoding DNA repair protein RadA, which encodes MAKSRTVFVCQQCGNQQTRWLGKCPDCNSWDSFVEQSVGKAAPGRAGNQPVASSRPLPITEVASGGFERLRIEGEEFMRVLGGGLVPGSLVLIGGDPGIGKSTLLLQAGARFAQQTGPVLYISAEESAQQLKLRAERLGMLSERLYVLSETNLDAAISAINEIKPMLVIVDSIQTVYLEDITSAAGSVSQVREGALRLLRVAKDSGIPIFLVGHVTKEGTIAGPRVLEHIVDVVLYLEGDRFHQYRMLRGVKNRFGSTDEVGVFEMTQGGMIEVNNPSQVFLAERSAGTPGSTVAVTMEGTRPILVEIQALTSHTQNPQPRRTANGFDPNRLTMLIAVLSKRVGIPLFNQDIYVNVVGGMRITEPAADLAVATAIASSFRNQRVDPNLALVGEIGLSGELRSVGQLDRRLGEATKLGFTRALYPSPAGKPNISGGVQLEGVRSLDAAIRQALVGTSEDEERREVYG